In the genome of Triticum urartu cultivar G1812 chromosome 5, Tu2.1, whole genome shotgun sequence, one region contains:
- the LOC125510421 gene encoding protein FAR1-RELATED SEQUENCE 7-like, translating into MGALEKTIRGFVDREGDEVVKPELGTTFDSLTEALAYDFYNMYSWEHGFGIRYGKTRLNPDKRKTMQEIVCGCSGKPLRENTRSCRCKCPAMIRLLRTSDNGWYITKHRVKHNHVMTPNCGEMLHWPSHKHIDVYTKDLVRNLRKNNINPSKVYNIIGGFFGTVENVPFTKRSLRSLCGQISRDEAEEDVRNTSFR; encoded by the exons ATGGGAGCGCTTGAGAAGACTATCAGGGGCTTCGTGGACAGGGAGGGTGATGAAGTAGTCAAGCCAGAGTTAGGGACCACTTTCGATTCCCTGACAGAGGCTTTGGCTTATGATTTTTACAATATGTATTCGTGGGAACATGGCTTCGGCATTAGATACGGGAAAACCAGGCTAAATCCTGATAAGAGGAAGACCATGCAGGAGATTGTGTGCGGATGCTCG GGGAAACCCCTTCGAGAAAATACAAGATCGTGTAGGTGCAAGTGCCCTGCAATGATTAGGCTGTTGAGGACATCGGACAACGGGTGGTACATCACAAAGCATCGTGTCAAGCATAATCATGTCATGACGCCAAATTGTGGTGAAATGTTGCACTGGCCGTCACACAAGCACATTGACGTGTACACGAAAGACCTTGTTCGTAACCTAAGGAAGAACAACATCAACCCGAGCAAGGTGTACAACATAATTGGAGGGTTCTTTGGGACAGTGGAGAATGTGCCCTTTACGAAAAGATCTCTTCGGAGCCTGTGTGGGCAAATTAGCAGGGACGAGGCAGAGGAGGACGTGAGGAATACAAGTTTTCGATGA